The window ATCCAAACCTGGCAGCAGCAGATCAAGGATAACCAGATCTGGCCGTTGACCGAGGATGCGAGCCGGTGCGTTATCCCCTCTTCGCTCCAGAACGATATCGAAACCCTGTTGAATTAAATAGGAACTGATCAAGTCCCCCAGCCGTTGGTCATCCTCAACCACTAAGATCCGTTTTGTGAAATCCATGATACCTCTGTCTAACCCACTACATTGTGCTGCAGGGTCCGCAAGAAATATGGTCCTTTAGCAACAGGTTTGCTCACCAGCAATAATAATTAAACTGAGTACGGCCAGCAAGCATGCAAATTGTCTCACATAACAAACGCATTGTCCCATACTCGCCAAGCCACAGTCAACGACTTCTGCATTGTAACATACAGGGAAGAGATGAAATCCATTGTACATTTGTCAGCGATTGTCAGTTTTTGTATGCAGCAACCCAAATAGCCAAACTTACAATTACAGACAATTCCATACAGAAATTCCACAGCGTTGAATCACTGATTACGATAATGTTCGAATATCAAAGAAAACGACGCAGGACAGCAAATAATTGGCTCTCACCTAAATTGACAACATAAAAGGAGATATAATGAAAATGAAAGGGTTAAAACAGATACTGATTGCAGCCATAATAGTAGCAGCCACGACCGGAGCTGCTCGAGCAGAAGGCACTGGCAATGGGTTTTATACCGGAGCAGCCGTTATCGGTTCCGGTTTTGTTGTGGACAGCGGAGACAACACGGAAAAACTGGATGGTGATTCCAAAGTTTCCGGCGGTGTCTATGCCGGCTATAAGCATAGAATTTTCAAAGGATTATTTGCCGCAGGAGAACTTTTCTATTATGACACGACAGCGAATAAAAAATCCTCTTCCGGTGACAGGATAAAACTGGACCCTCAATACGGGCTCAAGATTCACCTCGGCTATGAATGGGACAGCTGGTCAGTCTACGGAATTTTAGGTTCGGCCTACCTGGGCTATGATATCACCCAAAATGGTGAACAAAAAGATAACGGGAGCTTCCAGGCCCTGCTAGGCGGAGGAGCTGCATACCAATTCAATAAAAAACTATCCATCAACCTAG is drawn from uncultured Desulfobacter sp. and contains these coding sequences:
- a CDS encoding outer membrane beta-barrel protein; translation: MKMKGLKQILIAAIIVAATTGAARAEGTGNGFYTGAAVIGSGFVVDSGDNTEKLDGDSKVSGGVYAGYKHRIFKGLFAAGELFYYDTTANKKSSSGDRIKLDPQYGLKIHLGYEWDSWSVYGILGSAYLGYDITQNGEQKDNGSFQALLGGGAAYQFNKKLSINLEITTTGEEIDIAGDKNKTLGLMTLGLGLSYHF